The Chitinophagales bacterium genome has a window encoding:
- a CDS encoding MCE family protein — translation MKISKEAKTGLLVTVSLLVFFAGFYFLKGANIFSGENEFYAYYDNVQGLQTSAAVQVKGLGVGRVSGIELIDSEKVKVTLSVSKSVDVPVGTTAELGSADLLGTKIIRLNFGMGTQMLEDGATLPASMEGGIIDNLSFELSPLITDLRHVITTLDTVLVGVSGVLNESTANSLSNTVTSLDVTMKNFSELSEKLNNESEQLAAVIRNANSITSNIADNNQGITNIIKNAEQTTSNLSAAPIQETVQELQSAAKQLDGILKKINDNEGTLGMVVNDKQLYNNLTETMKTLNDLMADINAHPWRYINVTIFGKKQKK, via the coding sequence ATGAAGATATCAAAAGAAGCGAAAACAGGATTATTGGTCACGGTGTCGTTGCTGGTATTTTTCGCCGGGTTCTATTTTCTGAAAGGTGCTAACATCTTTTCCGGCGAAAATGAGTTTTACGCTTACTATGATAATGTACAAGGACTACAGACCTCGGCCGCGGTACAGGTGAAAGGTCTCGGTGTTGGCAGGGTTTCAGGTATAGAATTGATAGATAGTGAGAAAGTTAAAGTGACCTTATCGGTTAGTAAGAGTGTAGATGTGCCTGTCGGAACGACGGCAGAGTTAGGCTCTGCAGATTTGCTGGGTACAAAGATCATCAGGCTTAACTTTGGTATGGGTACGCAAATGCTGGAAGATGGCGCCACATTGCCGGCATCTATGGAGGGTGGTATTATTGATAACCTTTCATTTGAGTTGTCGCCCCTTATTACCGACCTGAGGCATGTTATTACTACATTGGATACTGTATTGGTTGGTGTTAGTGGCGTATTGAATGAAAGCACCGCCAACAGCTTGTCAAACACTGTTACGTCGCTGGATGTTACCATGAAGAACTTTTCAGAATTGTCGGAGAAGCTGAACAATGAAAGTGAACAACTGGCTGCTGTTATCAGGAATGCCAATAGTATCACATCCAATATTGCTGATAACAACCAAGGCATTACGAATATCATTAAGAATGCCGAACAGACTACAAGTAATCTTTCTGCCGCTCCTATACAGGAGACAGTACAGGAACTGCAATCAGCCGCTAAACAATTGGATGGTATCCTGAAAAAAATCAATGATAATGAAGGTACTTTAGGTATGGTTGTAAATGATAAGCAACTATACAATAACCTGACGGAGACCATGAAAACACTGAATGACCTGATGGCGGATATTAATGCTCATCCCTGGCGTTATATTAACGTAACCATATTTGGCAAAAAACAGAAAAAATAA
- the lptC gene encoding LPS export ABC transporter periplasmic protein LptC: MKLRLLLLSTLISISVQVFAQKVADTSKKVNVEIVTAGYIERVPTDSIAFNKLVNNVQLQQGETMMYCDSAYLYSETNNVEAFGNVVIIQPDGTRSASDYLKYIGNKKLAFLDGNVSLTDGKDNLWATEVQYDLNTKIGVYYNGGTLQSDATSLTSNSGVYNIRTKDARFTEDVHVYDPEYTIVSDDMGYNTETKITTFFASSVVTSDSSVLTTHCGTYDSKLQAAHFPCRSSILTKEQYMEADSLYYNKTNGQAKARGDVLAIDTTQKLTLYCQRADMNEKKKTTLATIRPVMKKMNGEDSLFIRADTFFMAPVNPVKDSIRVVKTIGKGKNKKEVVEMIADTTVATDTAELRYFIGYHHVKIFSDSMQGLCDSIAYSQVDSVMKMMYDPVLWSRRSQITGDTILLYTDSNKLKRMYVPDKAFVVSQTGPDKAELFDQVQGKTLTGYFENNSITEVVVKPNAEAIQFSKDDDGAYIGVSEVSSARMRVLFEDQAITYILFEQDVKEKMNPLDKVNLAGLRLSRFQWLEKKRPKTLKEIFE, encoded by the coding sequence ATGAAACTACGCTTACTTTTATTGTCTACTTTGATAAGTATATCGGTGCAGGTATTTGCGCAGAAGGTTGCTGACACGTCAAAAAAGGTCAATGTAGAAATAGTTACAGCCGGGTATATTGAGCGTGTGCCTACAGATAGTATCGCATTTAATAAACTGGTAAACAATGTACAATTGCAACAAGGGGAAACCATGATGTATTGTGACAGTGCCTACCTGTACAGCGAAACAAATAATGTCGAGGCTTTTGGTAATGTGGTCATTATTCAGCCGGACGGAACTCGTTCTGCCAGTGATTACCTGAAATATATAGGGAACAAAAAACTTGCCTTCTTGGATGGCAATGTAAGCCTTACAGATGGGAAAGATAATCTCTGGGCTACAGAGGTGCAATATGACCTGAATACCAAGATAGGTGTTTACTATAATGGAGGAACATTGCAAAGTGATGCTACCTCACTTACCAGTAATTCGGGTGTTTATAATATTCGCACGAAAGATGCCCGGTTTACTGAAGACGTGCATGTATATGACCCGGAGTATACGATCGTATCGGATGATATGGGATATAACACAGAAACTAAAATAACCACCTTTTTTGCCTCTTCTGTCGTTACAAGCGATTCGTCTGTATTGACCACACATTGTGGTACATATGATAGCAAACTACAGGCTGCTCATTTCCCTTGTCGTTCATCCATACTTACAAAGGAGCAATACATGGAGGCCGACAGCCTTTACTACAATAAAACTAATGGCCAGGCAAAGGCAAGAGGAGATGTTCTCGCTATTGATACAACGCAAAAGTTAACCCTGTATTGCCAGAGGGCCGACATGAATGAAAAGAAAAAAACAACACTTGCTACCATCAGACCTGTGATGAAAAAAATGAATGGAGAAGATAGTTTGTTCATTCGTGCGGATACCTTTTTTATGGCTCCTGTCAATCCAGTAAAGGATAGCATACGTGTTGTAAAAACTATAGGAAAGGGCAAGAATAAAAAAGAAGTAGTTGAAATGATAGCAGATACTACTGTTGCAACAGATACTGCAGAGTTACGCTACTTTATTGGTTATCATCATGTAAAGATATTTTCTGACTCTATGCAGGGCTTGTGCGATAGTATTGCTTATTCACAGGTGGATTCCGTTATGAAGATGATGTATGACCCTGTGTTGTGGTCGCGGAGAAGCCAGATTACAGGTGATACCATATTGCTGTATACGGATAGCAATAAGTTGAAAAGAATGTATGTGCCGGACAAAGCTTTTGTAGTTTCGCAAACGGGTCCTGATAAGGCTGAGTTGTTTGACCAGGTACAGGGTAAAACGCTTACAGGATATTTTGAGAATAATTCGATAACGGAAGTCGTTGTAAAGCCTAATGCAGAGGCAATACAATTTTCCAAAGATGATGATGGAGCGTATATTGGTGTGAGTGAGGTGAGTAGTGCCAGGATGAGAGTTTTGTTTGAAGATCAGGCTATTACATACATATTATTTGAACAGGATGTGAAAGAAAAAATGAACCCGCTTGATAAGGTAAATCTAGCCGGGTTG